The following proteins are co-located in the Larimichthys crocea isolate SSNF unplaced genomic scaffold, L_crocea_2.0 scaffold97, whole genome shotgun sequence genome:
- the irf10 gene encoding interferon regulatory factor 10: METGVKMHMKEWLIAQIESGKYEGLCWEDEDKTMFRIPWKHAAKKDYKQTADAALFKAWAVYKGKYREGRDKADPTMWKTRLRCALNKSTDFQEVPERNQLDITEPYKVYLIHHDNVSARPAEPPQTKDQVIIQAKRSPKSTGFPDKQLHSQKESFQVSKEERKPLTDDLMREHMYCELIGQKPQTPPITFISPTLTISELRMQVTLLYQGQRVMKVTTRSPDGCFIMQGCVPLGNERIYGPCTAEQLSFPSPSSVSLPTCMAEAMNRLLCHLERGVLLWVAPDGVFIKRFCQGRVYWSGPMAQHTDRPNKLEREKTFKLLDIPAFLNELQSCLQGKGATPSYKIELCFGEEYPDPNVPKTRKLVMAQVVPLFAVELLQRFNLGETEEKRPVLTSSTEGEKM; the protein is encoded by the exons aTGGAAACAGGGGTTAAGATGCACATGAAAGAGTGGCTCATAGCTCAGATCGAGAGTGGTAAATATGAAGGACTGTGCTGGGAAGATGAGGACAAAACTATGTTCAGGATCCCCTGGAAACACGCAGCCAAGAAGGACTACAAACAGACGGCGGATGCAGCTCTCTTCAAG GCCTGGGCTGTGTACAAAGGCAAAtacagggaggggagggataAAGCAGACCCCACCATGTGGAAGACCCGTCTTCGCTGTGCACTCAACAAGAGCACAGATTTCCAGGAGGTCCCTGAACGCAATCAGCTGGACATCACAGAACCTTATAAAGTCTACCTTATCCATCACGACAATGTCTCAGCCAGGCCAGCAG AGCCTCCACAGACAAAGGATCAAGTGATCATCCAGGCTAAGAGGTCTCCGAAGAGCACTGGTTTTCCAGACAAACAG CTTCATTCTCAAAAGGAATCATTTCAAGTGagtaaagaagaaagaaaaccgTTGACTG ATGATCTGATGAGGGAGCACATGTATTGTGAGCTGATAGGACAAAAACCGCAAACTCCTCCTATAACCTTCATCAGCCCTACACTTACTATATCAG AACTTCGTATGCAGGTGACGTTGTTGTACCAGGGCCAGAGGGTGATGAAAGTGACCACCAGGAGCCCTGATGGGTGCTTCATCATGCAGGGCTGTGTCCCCCTGGGAAATGAACGTATCTACGGGCCCTGTACGGCCGAGCagctctccttcccttccccaAGCTCCGTATCCCTGCCGACATGCATGGCTGAGGCAATGAACCGCCTTCTTTGTCATCTGGAGAGGGGTGTGCTATTATGGGTGGCCCCAGATGGGGTGTTTATCAAGCGATTCTGCCAGGGCAGGGTGTACTGGAGCGGTCCCATGGCCCAACACACTGACCGGCCCAACAAACTGGAGCGAGAAAAGACCTTCAAACTTCTTGATATACCTGCATTTCTTAACG agctgcagagctgtttaCAGGGGAAGGGCGCTACACCTTCTTATAAGATTGAGCTCTGCTTTGGAGAGGAGTATCCAGACCCCAACGTACCTAAAACCAGAAAGCTGGTCATGGCGCAG GTGGTGCCCTTGTTTGCGGTGGAACTGCTGCAGAGGTTCAACTTGGGAGAGACTGAGGAGAAACGGCCAGTTCTCACCTCCAGCACAGAAGGAGAGAAGATGTAG
- the zmp:0000000926 gene encoding ataxin-1-like, translating to MNPSPDRGKECLPPKKRESRQGSTEHHVPLGEFKPPVPLRSRSITGGGEGGREASDRDRALINPNPHLLHTPPPLPAPAPALPLPLPWHLSYSPSVSLPLFPGQVGERRSSGSPAWRDDPLPSPLHHHSRWLRGEGTLSLPPSPSSSSASSFKTPFPADSREMWSYINSGRRDNSSSLFSPPYLFSQHSLYPQDPSLVEARHRYLGKRPNGLDGPGSRTASTSRPLLTGEYGNDSSRTRLDVSPHSSHTNGGRRQQEDLTSRIHSGGPFLSDSHAQEGPEPHSSLQDRHPHGLVKTSSNLLSTSPHPLGLVPRAGRGGLLDPLGPTPAEAQIYYSLGSVCHPSPQAQAYPLYSPSGTPQFNLHREPGPRQHNLRNSPHSPLGLPNSHDRSQRDRERDRDRDQERDREKVPQRDRERSKDKDKEKHLQHDKDQERDSERERRRDRERDRGRELSPSHLHTSPPALHSHSSPPALLPHFTKGSLIELASGRLKRVEELRTEDFLRSADTSPEFHLSTCTVLQISPSSAQGFSHLQVHLTDLNTQELLKVLVEYPFFVQDRGWSSCSPQKTSQLYGLSCRQLMEGDVCLALTPTPTQTHRTHTRTGSRTHRTHVSSRVAGESSSSNREEMPPPPPPPPLPHHHPPPTPPAPPRTLAAEPPVQEQPRPRKRRWSAPDTLPSTGTDAPSLLDLPHGSKLMKWQ from the exons ATGAATCCCAGCCCCGACCGTGGCAAAGAGTGCCTCCCTCCCAAGAAGAGGGAGTCTCGGCAAGGATCGACAGAACACCAcgtccccctgggagagtttAAACCCCCTGTGCCACTCCGGAGTCGGTCCATCacagggggaggggagggaggcagggaggccAGCGACAGGGACCGAGCTCTGATTAACCCAAACCCCCATCTTCTACATACTCCACCACCCCTTCCTGCTCCAGCACCAGCCCTCCCCCTGCCCCTACCATGGCACCTGAGCtactctccctctgtctctctcccccttttcccGGGGCAGGTCGGAGAGAGGAGAAGCTCAGGTTCTCCTGCCTGGAGAGATGAtcccctcccctcacccctGCACCACCACTCCAGGTGGCTTAGAGGGGAAGGTACCCTCTCCTTGCCAccttctccatcttcctcctccgctTCCTCCTTTAAGACTCCCTTCCCAGCCGACTCTCGAGAGATGTGGTCCTACATTAACAGCGGCCGGCGGGATAAcagctcttctctcttctccccgCCATACTTGTTTAGCCAGCACTCTCTCTACCCTCAAGATCCAAGCTTAGTTGAGGCCAGACATAGGTACCTGGGCAAAAGGCCCAACGGCCTGGATGGGCCAGGCAGCAGGACTGCCTCAACTTCCAGGCCTCTGCTCACAGGAGAATATGGAAATGATAGCAGCAGAACTAGGCTGGATGTCAGTCCACACAGCTCCCATACCAATGGCGGACGGAGACAGCAGGAAGATTTAACATCCCGCATCCATTCTGGCGGGCCATTTTTGTCAGACTCTCATGCTCAGGAGGGCCCTGAGCCACATTCCTCACTGCAGGACAGACATCCGCATGGGCTAGTCAAGACCAGCTCCAATTTACTCTCCACCAGTCCCCATCCCCTGGGACTAGTACCCAGGGCAGGTAGAGGGGGACTACTGGACCCTCTAGGGCCTACACCAGCTGAGGCCCAGATCTACTACTCGTTGGGATCAGTGTGCCACCCCAGTCCTCAGGCCCAGGCCTACCCGCTCTATAGCCCCTCAGGAACACCTCAGTTCAACCTGCACAGGGAGCCAGGCCCCAGGCAGCACAATCTAAGGAATTCACCACACTCACCCCTGGGTCTCCCTAACAGCCATGACAGGTCACAAAGAGAccgagaaagagacagagacagagaccaagaaagagacagagaaaaagtcCCACAGAGGGACAGGGAGCGAAGTAAAGACAAGGACAAAGAGAAGCACCTACAACATGACAAAGACCAAGAAAGAGACAGTGAGCGCGAGAGACGAcgggacagagaaagagacagagggagagagttaTCTCCTTCCCATCTTCACACCTCGCCCCCAGCCCTTCACTCCCATTCATCTCCCCCGGCGCTCCTACCTCACTTCACCAAGGGTTCTTTGATCGAGTTGGCCAGTGGGCGGTTGAagagggtggaggagctgcGGACCGAGGACTTCCTGAGGAGCGCAGACACCTCGCCTGAGTTCCACCTCAGCACCTGCACCGTTCTTCAGATTTCCCCCAGCAGTGCACAGGGCTTCAGCCACCTGCAGGTCCACCTCACAGACCTCAACACTCAG GAGTTACTGAAGGTCTTGGTGGAGTATCCGTTCTTTGTCCAGGACCGAGGCTGGTCTTCTTGCAGTCCCCAGAAAACCTCACAGCTGTATGGCCTGTCCTGCCGCCAGCTCATGGAGGGGGATGTCTGCCTGGCTCTTACTCCCACACCCACCCAAACCCACCGGACGCACACGCGTACCGGCTCCAGGACCCATCGCACACACGTCTCCTCCAGGGTAGCGGGAGAGTCCAGCAGCTCAAACAGGGAAGAGAtgccaccaccacctcctcctccccctcttccacaccaccacccacctccaacaccaccgGCCCCTCCACGCACTCTGGCTGCAGAGCCTCCCGTTCAGGAGCAGCCACGTCCGCGCAAACGACGTTGGTCTGCCCCAGACACCCTTCCTTCGACTGGAACTGATGCGCCTAGCCTCCTGGATTTACCTCATGGCTCTAAGCTAATGAAGTGGCAGTAG